Proteins from a genomic interval of Rattus norvegicus strain BN/NHsdMcwi chromosome 2, GRCr8, whole genome shotgun sequence:
- the Adam30 gene encoding disintegrin and metalloproteinase domain-containing protein 30 precursor, with product MRSVWASLPQHRWLLLAMLFLEAMAEDLLFDPDWGFDSYEITIPKVLSLRKEAQGVDSSLSYLLQIEGKERVVHLRPKKLLLPRHLPVFSFTQEDSLIEDYPHIPDQCNYVGFVEGSQEAESTLSTCMGGLRGVLNIDSRYYQIEPLRASSRFEHVVYLLTEDNFGNETCGVVDEETDGQTAEEEEVARIKNFHQSYKHQRYLELVMVFDLSRYVFTRGNMTRMVEDAILLASIADTYFQDVSLKIQLKALEVWTQFDKIHLYYSSLSQVLGQFVLYKRASLHHRLPADWAHLYIARRYSDATAWSWGRACEEFHAGSASSFLNVNLLGPATWTAHEMGHCVGMYHDEEFCQCRGRKSCVMGTGRTGFSNCSYHQYFLHASYKMSYCLSDFPKLHIVERCGNKIVENKEECDCGSEEECKSDLCCGPDCKWKEGVNCSSGLCCHKCNFLPSGYVCREEENECDLAEYCDGLSGFCPKDYYKQDGTPCRYGGFCFHKGCRSRYLQCQAIFGRRAKEAPRQCYDAVNMIGDQSGNCGIVNATRYTKCHRDNTICGRLQCVNIKALSRFPDHTLLLSTHLKKDNLKCWGTSYHGTMIPHGVPDIGDVNDGTSCGPNRVCLNRTCVDYATLKFDCLPKKCNSRGVCNNKKNCHCTYGWEPPFCVEVGYGGSIDSGPPGPRARLAKVHVLYMLRTILFIFSVIVVCFTQRMKNLFRKRQQKNPAETQGKKR from the coding sequence ATGAGGTCAGTGTGggcctccctcccccaacaccgCTGGCTGCTTCTGGCGATGCTCTTTCTTGAGGCTATGGCCGAAGACCTACTATTTGACCCTGACTGGGGCTTCGACTCGTATGAAATCACCATTCCCAAAGTACTAAGCTTGAGGAAAGAGGCGCAGGGTGTCGACAGTTCTTTGTCATACCTCTTACAGATAGAAGGCAAGGAGCGTGTGGTGCACTTGCGGCCCAAGAAGTTACTGCTGCCCAGACACCTGCCAGTTTTCTCCTTCACCCAAGAGGACAGTCTGATAGAGGACTACCCACATATTCCAGACCAGTGTAATTACGTGGGCTTCGTGGAGGGCTCTCAGGAAGCCGAATCTACTCTGAGTACATGCATGGGGGGTCTGCGAGGCGTCTTGAACATTGACTCCAGATACTACCAAATCGAACCCCTCAGGGCCTCTTCCCGTTTTGAACATGTAGTGTATCTCCTAACTGAGGACAACTTCGGCAATGAGACCTGTGGTGTGGTTGATGAAGAAACAGATGGGCAAACAGCcgaggaagaggaagtggctaGAATAAAAAACTTTCATCAGTCCTACAAGCACCAAAGGTACTTGGAATTGGTCATGGTCTTTGACCTGAGTAGATATGTGTTTACCCGAGGCAATATGACTAGAATGGTAGAGGACGCCATTCTCTTGGCTTCAATTGCAGACACCTACTTTCAGGATGTCAGCTTGAAGATTCAACTGAAGGCGCTTGAAGTCTGGACGCAGTTTGACAAAATACATCTTTATTATTCCTCTTTATCCCAAGTGTTAGGCCAATTTGTGCTTTACAAAAGAGCTTCGCTGCATCACCGGCTTCCTGCGGACTGGGCACATTTATACATTGCAAGGAGATACAGTGATGCTACTGCGTGGTCTTGGGGAAGGGCATGTGAAGAATTCCATGCTGGATCCGCAAGCAGCTTCCTCAACGTTAATCTCCTGGGACCTGCCACTTGGACTGCTCACGAAATGGGCCATTGTGTGGGGATGTATCATGATGAGGAATTCTGTCagtgcagaggcaggaagagctgtGTCATGGGTACAGGACGTACAGGGTTTAGTAACTGTAGTTACCATCAGTATTTTTTACACGCGTCTTACAAAATGTCCTATTGTCTATCTGACTTCCCAAAGCTGCATATAGTAGAGAGGTGTGGAAATAAAATTGTGGAAAACAAGGAGGAGTGTGACTGCGGCTCCGAAGAAGAGTGCAAAAGCGACCTGTGCTGCGGGCCAGACTGTAAGTGGAAAGAGGGCGTCAACTGCTCCTCCGGGCTCTGTTGTCATAAGTGCAACTTTCTTCCATCGGGCTATGTGTGcagggaggaagaaaatgaatgCGACCTCGCAGAGTACTGTGACGGGCTCTCAGGTTTCTGTCCGAAAGACTATTACAAGCAGGATGGGACTCCGTGCAGGTATGGAGGCTTTTGCTTCCATAAGGGGTGCAGATCCAGGTACTTGCAGTGCCAGGCCATTTTTGGACGTAGAGCCAAGGAGGCCCCTCGCCAGTGTTACGATGCAGTTAACATGATAGGTGACCAGTCTGGGAACTGTGGCATTGTAAATGCTACCCGATACACCAAGTGTCATAGAGACAACACGATCTGTGGTCGGCTCCAGTGTGTAAACATTAAAGCCCTCTCCAGATTTCCTGATCACACCCTTCTACTGAGCACCCACCTGAAGAAAGACAATCTCAAGTGCTGGGGCACGAGCTACCATGGGACCATGATACCGCACGGGGTACCCGACATAGGTGATGTCAACGACGGTACCTCCTGCGGTCCTAACCGGGTGTGCCTTAACAGGACTTGCGTTGACTACGCCACCCTGAAGTTCGACTGTTTGCCTAAAAAGTGCAATAGCCGGGGTGTttgcaacaacaaaaagaactgcCATTGCACATATGGCTGGGAACCCCCATTCTGTGTGGAGGTAGGGTACGGTGGGAGCATTGACAGTGGGCCCCCTGGACCCAGGGCGAGACTCGCAAAGGTTCACGTGCTGTACATGCTGCGTACTATTCTGTTCATCTTTTCTGTGATCGTTGTGTGTTTTACGCAGCGAATGAAAAATTTGTTTCGTAAGCGCCAGCAAAAAAACCCAGCTGAGACTCAGGGGAAGaagaggtga